A region from the Mycoplasmopsis phocirhinis genome encodes:
- the coaD gene encoding pantetheine-phosphate adenylyltransferase, whose product MKKAIYAGSFDPLHDGHKAVIQKALKLIDELTIVVSNNPDKNNLQGIEQRYSKIKQYYANDARIKVIVNKNELIAHIAAKLGINFLIRSARNDIDYKTELDIAAGNNQVKGDLETILIIPDYKMIGISSTLIRHQKAIKKD is encoded by the coding sequence ATGAAAAAAGCAATTTATGCTGGTTCATTTGATCCTCTACATGATGGACACAAAGCAGTAATTCAAAAAGCACTAAAATTAATTGATGAATTAACAATTGTTGTTTCTAATAACCCTGACAAAAATAATTTACAAGGTATTGAACAACGATATTCAAAAATTAAACAATATTATGCCAATGATGCTCGCATCAAGGTAATTGTTAACAAAAATGAATTAATTGCTCATATAGCAGCAAAACTAGGCATAAATTTTTTAATTCGTTCAGCCCGTAACGATATTGATTACAAAACAGAATTAGATATTGCTGCTGGTAATAATCAAGTTAAGGGTGACCTAGAAACAATTCTAATTATTCCTGATTATAAAATGATTGGAATAAGTTCAACTTTAATTAGACACCAAAAAGCAATCAAAAAGGATTAA
- the yihA gene encoding ribosome biogenesis GTP-binding protein YihA/YsxC, translated as MWKFVKSALDKNSWIDTNGNIQVIFWGRSNVGKSSLLNAITNQKISFVSKTPGRTQLINYFTDLNNKFIVDLPGYGYATMSKQKQQQMLNSIKQYLEFEPNPKHLFILLDSRSGITKLDHEIIDFITHLGLSFSLVYTKIDKLNQKDKSALIKKHAEQIQNYKFNSETFLVSAHKKINLDELVEYIDKILYQP; from the coding sequence ATGTGAAAATTTGTTAAAAGTGCGTTAGATAAAAATAGTTGAATTGACACTAACGGCAATATTCAAGTTATTTTTTGAGGACGTTCTAATGTTGGTAAATCTTCACTTTTAAACGCTATAACAAATCAAAAAATATCATTTGTATCTAAAACCCCAGGACGCACGCAATTAATCAATTATTTTACTGATTTAAACAATAAATTTATTGTTGATTTGCCTGGTTATGGTTACGCAACAATGAGTAAGCAAAAACAACAACAAATGCTAAATTCAATTAAGCAATATTTAGAATTTGAACCAAATCCTAAACATCTTTTTATCTTGCTTGATTCCCGGAGCGGGATTACAAAACTTGATCATGAAATTATTGATTTTATCACACATTTAGGCTTAAGTTTTTCTTTAGTTTACACAAAAATAGACAAATTAAACCAAAAAGATAAATCAGCTTTAATTAAAAAACACGCTGAACAAATTCAAAATTACAAATTTAATTCAGAGACTTTTTTAGTTTCAGCCCACAAAAAAATTAATTTAGATGAATTAGTTGAATATATAGATAAAATTCTTTATCAACCATAA